The proteins below come from a single Corvus moneduloides isolate bCorMon1 unplaced genomic scaffold, bCorMon1.pri scaffold_152_arrow_ctg1, whole genome shotgun sequence genomic window:
- the LOC116438898 gene encoding serine/threonine-protein kinase pim-1-like → MEDEHFPTIHPKGSPEAISSRPFPWEQSPSPPGCPLLVSHPLPLSLSFPNPASRGLPLPTPGRAMPPARPRPRAGLPPPRPRASRRGPASARLSPSWLWRCWAGISAWLLGTIASPWLRLARPRPRPLPPPRPRPRLLPGPAGDTGGAAAPAASAASSPLRSPPLSSAAAGPEPPVSASKGPTCGDGRPGAVERRSGAVPGPGPSADGRVSPAGKAQQGLKERYRLGSLLGRGGFGSVLAATRLSDGAPVAIKRVPWNRIHHWGQLPDGTRAPLEIVLLGKVSAGFPGIVQLHEWLELPSNVVMVLERPERSQDLLHFIWARGFLCEEVARHLFRQVLEAVRHCTSCGVLHRDIKPENILVDLATGQAKLIDFGCGTYLQAEAYTSFAGTPSYSPPEWTHLGWYHGEAATVWSLGIVLHQMVCGEHPFRRGWNSTWGRLSLPRRLSPECQDVIRRCLSVLSSERPSLEDLSCDPWMQDIHVP, encoded by the exons ATGGAGGATGAGCATTTCCCCACCATCCACCCCAAAGGTTCCCCCGAGGCCATTTCCTCCCGTCCTTTCccttgggagcagagccccagccctcctggctgccctctCCT tgtCTCGCACCCTCTCCCGCTCTCCCTTTCGTTCCCCAACCCCGCCTCCCGCGGCCTCCCTCTCCCCACGCCCGGCCGGGCCatgcccccggcccgcccccggccccgggcggggctgccccctccccgcccccgggcGTCCCGCCGCGGTCCCGCCTCCGCCCGGCTCTCGCCGTCCTGGCTGTGGCGCTGCTGGGCGGGCATCAGTGCCTGGCTCCTGGGCACCATCGCCAGCCCCTGGCTCCGGCTGGCCCGACCCCGACCCCGACCCCTACCCCCACCCCGACCCCGGCCTCGGCTCCTGCCGGGGCCCGCCGGGGACACAGgcggcgcggccgctcccgccgcctccGCAGCGTCTTCCCCGCTCCGAAGTCCGCCGCTCTCGAGCGCGGCCGCCGGCCCCGAGCCGCCGGTGTCCGCTTCAAAAGGGCCAACATGTGGGGATGGCCGGCCCGGGGCGGTTGAGCGGCGCTCGGGGGCCGTTCCTGGCCCCGGGCCGAGCGCTGACGGCCGCGTCTCGCCGGCAGGGAAGGCGcagcagggcctgaaggagcgGTACCGGCTGGGTTCGCTGCTGGGGCGCGGCGGCTTCGGCAGCGTCTTGGCGGCGACGCGGCTCTCGGACGGCGCCCCG GTGGCCATCAAACGGGTGCCATGGAACCGCATCCACCATTGGGGCCAGCTG CCCGACGGCACCCGAGCACCGCTGGAGATCGTGCTGCTGGGCAAGGTGTCCGCTGGCTTCCCCGGCATCGTCCAGCTCCACGAGTGGCTGGAGCTCCCCAGCAACGTGGTGATGGTGCTGGAGCGCCCGGAGCGGTCTCAGGACCTCCTGCACTTCATTTGGGCACGGGGCTTCCTGTGCGAGGAGGTGGCGCGGCACCTGTTCCGCCAGGTGCTGGAGGCCGTGCGGCACTGCACCAGCTGCGGGGTCCTGCACCGGGACATCAAACCGGAGAACATCCTGGTTGACCTGGCCACCGGGCAGGCCAAACTCATCGACTTTGGCTGTGGCACCTACCTGCAAGCTGAAGCCTACACCAGCTTTGCAG GAACACCGTCCTACAGCCCCCCGGAATGGACGCACCTCGGCTGGTACCACGGCGAGGCAGCGACCGTCTGGTCCCTGGGCATCGTGCTGCACCAGATGGTCTGCGGGGAGCACCCTTTCAGGAGGGGCTGGAACAGCACCTGGGGCCGGCTCTCGCTCCCACGACGGCTCTCTCCAG AGTGCCAGGATGTCATCCGACGGTGTTTATCCGTGCTCTCCTCGGAAAGGCCCTCATTAGAAGACCTGTCCTGTGATCCTTGGATGCAGGATATTCACGTGCCgtag